The Mesotoga sp. Brook.08.105.5.1 genome contains the following window.
TGCTGATGAAGTACAAAAGGTTTTAGAAACTGCTACTAAGACAAATTTGCCCAGTTTTGATGGTTACGTCAAGCTTGGCAAAGACAGTTTTACAGGTTCCGTTCTTCAATATACTTTCACGTTCAACGTCTATTGATCTTATCAATTATTAACGCCCTCAAATGAGGGCGTTTTTCTCATTCCTGTTTTTTGGCACACCCTTGCATAAGAGTGTGTGGATGAAAAACCATCAAGTAGGAGGGAGAAGTTATGAAGAACAGAAAAAGAGGATTTTCACTAGTAGAACTGTTGATAGTGCTCGCAGTAATCGCAGCATTGATCGCCACAATCACCCCCGTCGCACTGAATGCAATCCAAAAGGCCAAAGCTACCCAGGTGGCACAGAATCTCAAGACTCTCGCAAGTGCGTTTGAGAATAAGGCTTATGTAGATGGGGCTAATGCAGCTGATGGTCTGGCGAAACTGTCAGATATTGCGCGCGATGTTTCGAGCGACTACATTCTATACTATACGCATACCGCTGG
Protein-coding sequences here:
- a CDS encoding type II secretion system protein codes for the protein MKNRKRGFSLVELLIVLAVIAALIATITPVALNAIQKAKATQVAQNLKTLASAFENKAYVDGANAADGLAKLSDIARDVSSDYILYYTHTAGTFTCVVAFTPTDSVNPDKVIEVLPTAVKVAPFPAISSWKTLTKSNTGTKAGALSSSDGQIFYPFIYSVY